One genomic window of Halobellus limi includes the following:
- a CDS encoding DUF7827 domain-containing protein yields MNSTTTTVYLDGSLTLESPSIDSDQQYNIKFNGTDDDGDTQSLNEEISVQNFGVTTVSQFDPVDDIPEETENEHTFNYSFTGVNTSDDTEVSLSVPGEFTVEETNFALEDADGNVLNDSVEQSDNSLSLVANAPPTETIYLSGSVNLTSPPVPEGQEEEQYTLDIEASDTQGRSASTSETLTVNYQGGQPGDPEFLSATQYVPSPGSAEIEVAFSEDIDNESFKNNYGLYTDEEVEVTGDIVEDVSEAQGRVTIELNDTYSQGLTLRLEDGIVDSDGNALDNPGDKDVTFAPTTVRADDDVTAYRGSVVSIVADSSNTDVTLQGTDDDTDNYFFEGSTGTNSRVFLFDTEGENIGDYEAEIGTEGPATIRVLNLDLSLDIDDRNVTTLQNIEGTVEARSSGREIQLELLDDNDDVVDDRFVDLSGQGDRDFSYDVESLQLETGEYTVRATDTASGVSVESETITVREAGDTEALLPNDVITEARGDVVAIPIELRNTREATLTVGDDEAGYQASVTVREDDDDADGEVTVYFNSYEASNVETGSFDGSNDLFSVDDEAEVVDGEVSIGVSDLLDAEAYPMSVETEGRETDVQLLSLEERSTTALRTWTAPRSRYGDLDTGADFREGIDEEWVTQDSDIAVGDTVVYEIEASGLEGALDARGEDTVTDEFFEFANGSEDEPAARFTVAQQDPGPNRDPLLLDFDSSNAEVVADSANDTYYVVAQTGEDELEGVRDEDGDGAIDPDEDETGTVDADDSLRATFTVFGEDENDLDLTADGEDEVVETTHSLTEPEFDMNEPFNVTEVSGQEIFGEATVAPGTEVNVRVRSADGVRPAFLKTATTTVDADGQFLVTLSFNDTTPGDAYTINVDDIGPASELSVDGTVQPVIETATTDTPAETTTTTTATTTATTTTTTETPIATTTEIPTVQTRTTTPGFGVLASLVALAGAALLALRRE; encoded by the coding sequence GTGAATTCCACGACGACTACAGTCTACCTTGATGGCTCCCTCACCTTGGAGAGTCCCTCGATCGACTCTGATCAGCAATACAATATCAAATTCAACGGGACAGACGACGACGGGGATACCCAGTCCCTCAACGAAGAGATTTCTGTCCAGAACTTCGGCGTAACGACGGTTTCACAGTTTGATCCAGTTGACGACATCCCCGAGGAAACCGAGAACGAACACACGTTCAACTACTCGTTCACCGGTGTCAACACGAGCGACGACACGGAAGTATCGCTCTCGGTGCCGGGTGAATTCACAGTCGAAGAGACGAACTTCGCACTCGAAGACGCCGACGGGAACGTGCTGAACGACTCTGTCGAGCAGTCAGACAACTCCCTCTCACTCGTCGCGAACGCGCCGCCGACGGAGACTATCTATCTCAGCGGGTCGGTGAATCTGACCAGTCCCCCGGTACCCGAGGGGCAGGAAGAAGAACAGTACACGCTCGATATTGAAGCGAGCGACACGCAGGGACGGTCCGCTTCGACGAGTGAGACTCTCACGGTCAACTACCAGGGCGGCCAGCCCGGTGATCCCGAGTTCCTCAGCGCCACTCAGTACGTCCCCTCTCCTGGATCCGCTGAAATCGAAGTGGCGTTCTCCGAGGATATCGACAACGAGAGCTTCAAGAACAATTACGGTCTCTACACCGACGAAGAGGTGGAAGTGACGGGCGATATCGTTGAGGATGTCTCCGAAGCGCAAGGTCGGGTGACTATCGAACTCAACGATACGTACAGTCAGGGACTGACGCTGCGACTCGAAGACGGAATCGTCGATTCCGATGGAAACGCTCTCGATAATCCCGGAGATAAGGACGTCACATTCGCGCCGACAACCGTGAGAGCGGACGATGACGTCACCGCCTACCGCGGATCGGTCGTCTCGATCGTCGCAGACTCCTCGAACACGGACGTCACTCTTCAGGGAACCGACGACGACACGGACAACTACTTCTTCGAGGGATCGACCGGAACCAACAGCCGCGTCTTCCTCTTCGATACGGAAGGCGAGAATATCGGCGACTACGAGGCCGAGATCGGAACCGAAGGACCTGCCACAATCAGAGTACTTAATCTCGATCTCTCGCTCGACATCGACGACCGAAACGTCACAACACTGCAAAATATTGAGGGAACCGTTGAGGCACGCTCGTCCGGTCGCGAGATCCAACTCGAACTCCTCGACGATAACGACGACGTCGTCGACGACAGGTTCGTCGACCTCTCCGGTCAGGGCGACCGCGACTTCAGTTACGACGTCGAATCCCTCCAGCTCGAAACCGGCGAGTACACGGTCCGCGCGACCGACACGGCGTCGGGCGTCTCCGTCGAATCGGAGACGATCACCGTCCGCGAGGCCGGAGACACGGAAGCGCTGCTCCCGAACGACGTCATCACCGAAGCCCGCGGTGACGTGGTTGCGATTCCCATCGAACTGCGGAACACCCGCGAGGCGACGCTGACCGTCGGCGACGACGAGGCCGGCTACCAGGCGAGCGTGACGGTCCGCGAGGACGATGACGACGCCGACGGCGAGGTGACCGTGTACTTCAACAGCTACGAGGCGTCGAACGTCGAAACCGGATCGTTCGACGGCTCGAACGACCTGTTCAGCGTCGACGACGAGGCCGAGGTCGTCGACGGCGAGGTGAGCATCGGCGTCTCGGACCTCCTCGACGCCGAGGCGTACCCGATGTCAGTCGAGACCGAGGGTCGCGAGACCGACGTCCAACTGCTCTCGCTCGAAGAGCGTTCGACGACCGCGCTCCGCACCTGGACTGCGCCGCGGAGCCGCTACGGCGACCTCGACACCGGCGCCGACTTCCGCGAGGGCATCGACGAGGAGTGGGTGACGCAAGACTCCGACATCGCCGTCGGCGACACCGTCGTCTACGAGATCGAGGCCTCGGGACTCGAAGGCGCGCTCGACGCCCGCGGCGAGGACACCGTCACCGACGAGTTCTTCGAGTTCGCGAACGGCAGCGAGGACGAGCCGGCCGCCCGGTTCACCGTCGCACAGCAGGATCCGGGCCCGAACCGCGATCCCCTCCTGCTCGACTTCGATAGCTCCAACGCGGAGGTCGTCGCCGATTCGGCGAACGACACCTACTACGTGGTCGCCCAGACCGGCGAGGACGAACTCGAAGGCGTCCGCGACGAGGACGGAGACGGCGCGATCGACCCCGACGAGGACGAGACCGGAACCGTCGACGCCGACGACAGCCTCCGAGCCACCTTCACCGTCTTCGGCGAGGACGAGAACGACCTCGATCTGACGGCCGACGGCGAGGACGAGGTCGTCGAGACCACGCACTCGCTGACCGAACCCGAGTTCGACATGAACGAGCCGTTCAACGTCACCGAGGTGAGCGGTCAGGAGATCTTCGGCGAGGCGACGGTCGCGCCCGGGACGGAAGTGAACGTCCGCGTTCGGAGCGCCGACGGCGTCCGCCCGGCGTTCCTGAAGACCGCGACGACGACCGTCGACGCCGACGGGCAGTTCCTCGTGACGCTGTCGTTCAACGACACGACCCCCGGCGACGCGTACACGATCAACGTCGACGACATCGGCCCCGCCTCCGAACTGAGCGTCGACGGGACGGTTCAGCCGGTGATCGAGACGGCGACGACCGACACGCCCGCCGAGACGACGACAACGACGACGGCGACCACGACTGCGACGACCACCACGACGACCGAGACGCCGATCGCGACGACGACTGAGATCCCGACGGTGCAGACGCGGACGACGACGCCCGGGTTCGGCGTCCTCGCCTCGCTCGTCGCGCTCGCCGGGGCGGCGCTTCTCGCCCTCCGGCGGGAGTGA
- a CDS encoding MTH1187 family thiamine-binding protein: protein MTVVALLSVAPVIEGSMSEEVAKAVDALEGFDVAYETNPMGTVIEADDVGTLFSAAEAAHRAVDADRVSTVLKIDDKRASDARASEKVEAVETHLGRSARGDGE from the coding sequence ATGACAGTCGTCGCACTACTGAGCGTCGCGCCCGTGATCGAGGGGAGTATGTCCGAAGAGGTCGCCAAGGCGGTCGACGCGTTGGAGGGGTTCGACGTGGCGTACGAGACGAACCCGATGGGGACCGTGATCGAGGCCGACGACGTCGGGACGCTCTTCTCGGCCGCCGAAGCCGCCCACCGGGCCGTCGACGCCGACCGAGTGAGCACGGTGTTGAAGATCGACGACAAGCGGGCGAGCGACGCACGCGCGAGCGAGAAAGTCGAGGCGGTCGAGACCCACCTCGGGCGGTCCGCGCGGGGCGACGGCGAGTGA